In Paralichthys olivaceus isolate ysfri-2021 chromosome 1, ASM2471397v2, whole genome shotgun sequence, the following are encoded in one genomic region:
- the tacr2 gene encoding substance-K receptor isoform X1 has protein sequence MDVDSLIQHIERDTEATSFPLSVTADWREEGNETTGNQFQQPDWQVALWAIAYTLIILVSITGNVTVIWIILAHRRMRTVTNYFIVNLAFSDVSMAIFNTLFNFVYALHNDWYFGLGYCRFQNFFPITAMFSSIYSMAAIAVDRYMAIIHPLKPRLSSTSTKVVIALIWIVAISLAFPQCYYSVTRFYYPRTVCMVNWPDDYGGKHQLSYQFAVILLIYVFPLLVMLVTYSLVGQTLWGGHIPGEATEHYHSQITAKRKVVKMMVVVVVTFALCWLPYHIYFILGSFNRDIYKQHYIQQVYLAIFWLAMSSTMYNPIIYCCLNQRFRAGFRHAFVWCPFIKVSEEDKMELQHTHTFRVTMTRSHRNDASYTRTSIKTNVLDSDMKTELNPNPKCTSAHNPHRVKSLDDPKSAAAKLMEHKH, from the exons ATGGACGTCGACAGTCTTATTCAACACATTGAACGAGACACGGAGGCCACTTCATTTCCCTTATCAGTCACCGCTGactggagggaggaaggaaacgAGACGACTGGGAATCAGTTCCAACAGCCAGACTGGCAG gTGGCTCTGTGGGCTATAGCCTACACCCTGATCATCCTGGTGTCCATTACTGGAAATGTCACTGTCATCTGGATTATCCTCGCTCACCGACGCATGAGGACTGTAACCAACTACTTCATCGTCAACCTGGCCTTCTCTGACGTCTCCATGGCAATCTTCAACACCCTTTTTAACTTTGTCTATGCACTTCACAACGACTGGTACTTTGGTTTGGGCTACTGCCGATTTCAGAACTTCTTCCCCATCACTGCAATGTTTTCATCAATATACTCCATGGCTGCCATCGCGGTAGACAG GTACATGGCCATCATCCACCCTCTGAAGCCccgcctctcctccacctccacaaaGGTCGTGATCGCTCTGATTTGGATCGTGGCGATTTCATTGGCCTTCCCTCAGTGCTACTACAGCGTGACCAGATTTTATTACCCCAGGACCGTGTGCATGGTCAACTGGCCTGATGATTACGGAGGAAAACATCAACTGAG TTACCAGTTTGCAGTGATATTGCTGATCTACGTCTTCCCTCTGCTGGTGATGCTGGTGACCTACAGTTTGGTCGGCCAAACGCTGTGGGGCGGACACATCCCAGGAGAGGCGACAGAGCATTACCACAGCCAGATCACAGCCAAGAGAAAg GTGGTGAAGATGATGGTTGTCGTGGTGGTGACCTTTGCCCTCTGCTGGCTGCCCTACCACATCTACTTCATTCTGGGATCATTCAACAGAGACATTTATAAACAACATTACATTCAGCAG gtGTACCTGGCCATATTCTGGTTGGCGATGAGTTCCACCATGTACAATCCCATCATTTACTGCTGTCTAAaccaaag GTTTCGTGCTGGTTTCCGTCACGCCTTTGTATGGTGTCCCTTCATCAAAGTGTCGGAGGAGGACAagatggagctgcagcacacacacaccttcagagTCACCATGACACGCAGCCACCGCAACGACGCCTCGTACACACGCACCTCCATCAAGACAAACGTCCTCGACTCAGACATGAAAACTGAGCTGAACCCTAACCCCAAATGCACGTCAGCCCACAACCCACACAGGGTTAAGAgtctggatgacccaaaatcaGCAGCTGCCAAACTGATGGAGCACAAGCACTGA
- the tacr2 gene encoding substance-K receptor isoform X2: MRTVTNYFIVNLAFSDVSMAIFNTLFNFVYALHNDWYFGLGYCRFQNFFPITAMFSSIYSMAAIAVDRYMAIIHPLKPRLSSTSTKVVIALIWIVAISLAFPQCYYSVTRFYYPRTVCMVNWPDDYGGKHQLSYQFAVILLIYVFPLLVMLVTYSLVGQTLWGGHIPGEATEHYHSQITAKRKVVKMMVVVVVTFALCWLPYHIYFILGSFNRDIYKQHYIQQVYLAIFWLAMSSTMYNPIIYCCLNQRFRAGFRHAFVWCPFIKVSEEDKMELQHTHTFRVTMTRSHRNDASYTRTSIKTNVLDSDMKTELNPNPKCTSAHNPHRVKSLDDPKSAAAKLMEHKH, translated from the exons ATGAGGACTGTAACCAACTACTTCATCGTCAACCTGGCCTTCTCTGACGTCTCCATGGCAATCTTCAACACCCTTTTTAACTTTGTCTATGCACTTCACAACGACTGGTACTTTGGTTTGGGCTACTGCCGATTTCAGAACTTCTTCCCCATCACTGCAATGTTTTCATCAATATACTCCATGGCTGCCATCGCGGTAGACAG GTACATGGCCATCATCCACCCTCTGAAGCCccgcctctcctccacctccacaaaGGTCGTGATCGCTCTGATTTGGATCGTGGCGATTTCATTGGCCTTCCCTCAGTGCTACTACAGCGTGACCAGATTTTATTACCCCAGGACCGTGTGCATGGTCAACTGGCCTGATGATTACGGAGGAAAACATCAACTGAG TTACCAGTTTGCAGTGATATTGCTGATCTACGTCTTCCCTCTGCTGGTGATGCTGGTGACCTACAGTTTGGTCGGCCAAACGCTGTGGGGCGGACACATCCCAGGAGAGGCGACAGAGCATTACCACAGCCAGATCACAGCCAAGAGAAAg GTGGTGAAGATGATGGTTGTCGTGGTGGTGACCTTTGCCCTCTGCTGGCTGCCCTACCACATCTACTTCATTCTGGGATCATTCAACAGAGACATTTATAAACAACATTACATTCAGCAG gtGTACCTGGCCATATTCTGGTTGGCGATGAGTTCCACCATGTACAATCCCATCATTTACTGCTGTCTAAaccaaag GTTTCGTGCTGGTTTCCGTCACGCCTTTGTATGGTGTCCCTTCATCAAAGTGTCGGAGGAGGACAagatggagctgcagcacacacacaccttcagagTCACCATGACACGCAGCCACCGCAACGACGCCTCGTACACACGCACCTCCATCAAGACAAACGTCCTCGACTCAGACATGAAAACTGAGCTGAACCCTAACCCCAAATGCACGTCAGCCCACAACCCACACAGGGTTAAGAgtctggatgacccaaaatcaGCAGCTGCCAAACTGATGGAGCACAAGCACTGA